TGTTGCAGCAAACCACCGCCCACTGGACTCACGACAAGCCGCGCTTTGAAACATTGATTGGCTTTGCCGGCGGGGACGCTTCACTACTGGTGGGGCCGGGCGGGTCCATCACCGGCTCACAGAAATGGGTATGGTTGGACGAGGGAACCCGTGCGCATGAGATCAAACCGAAACGCGCCCGTTATCTGGTCTTTCGCACTGGTTACTCTGCTGGCTCTACCCCAGGTACTTTTGCCACCAAAGCCGCCAGCACCAGTGGCGAAGTGGCGCGGGCCAAGATTGTGCATCATCCGGGCACGAAGGCCCGCGGGTGGTCGATCCTGCTCCAGAAAGAACGTTGGCGCCCTTTCCGGGAACGCATTAACAAGGTGATAGAGGAGATAGCAAAGTGAGCAATAACAGTTTACCACAGGACATCCGGCCAGATTGGCTGAACGTGATCCGCCGGCTCCAGAGTGTGGCCTGCCAGCAGCGCGGATATGCCATCATCACCATGAGCGTGGTAGTAGATAGCAATGGATGTCCAGTCTTCTGGCAATCACCGCAGATGATACAACTTGAACCTGCAGAGGGTGCCGCGAAATTCATGGCGCAGGTGGTCGCGGGAATGCGGGACAGATAACGACCTTTACTTAGAGTTCGGGTCTTACAAAGGCTTCGGCCGCCGGGCTGTTTTAATCGGCGGCCTTTCTTTTTCTGATCTATTCTATTGTCAACTTTCCAGAACGAATAGCCTCTTCCCGGTCTGGGTCTGCCAGGTGCCCACCTGCAGCAATAAAATGCTTATCTCGCTCATATAGCTCTTGGTCGCTGAGAGGTTGGCAAAGCGGGGCGATGTCGGGAACATACCCTTGCCAGAATCCAGAGTTCGGCATGCAGCCGAACCCGAGATTCTCCAGAGCGATCCTGCAAGCTCGGAAATCTTTGGTCAGGTGAAAACCATATACTTCCACTTGCTGCCGCCGTTCATTCACCACGATCTCGGCCCCTTTCACTTCGTCCATGGTGTGAAGCTTTTCGGCTAACTGTTTCGCGTCCACTATTCTCTCCTGTTGCAAGTTATAAGTGATATAATTCCATTATAGGTTATGTTGTCAAATTGTCAATGCCTCAAGTATTAAGTGAGTTATAGGAGCAGATTCTGAAAATGCTTGACAATCACTACAGGATGCGCTACAATGAATGCAAGCAGGTTGCCCCCTGCCCCTTCCTGTCTGTGCCCGGACTGGGTTTGCCCCCCCCGTCCGGGCGGTTTTTTATCAGACTTGCTTCGAGGTGGTGATGATTGGTCTTTTTCTAAAAGATGGTAAGGACGTAGCAGCAGGTCGCAAGACAGTAGTCGTACTGCCTCGCAAAGAAGCCATTGTTGGGCGAGCCATGATCATGTACCCGATATCAGGAGCACGACAAGCGTCTGCCATCGCCACGGTCTTGCCGCCGCAGGAAGTCGATATTGTCGGTTTCGAGGCTGCCGAAGCCTGTCATGGGATATCGCAGCACGTCCGCAAGGCCCTATGGCCTACAGCAGAGAAGTTCTACTTGTACTCGTTGGTAGATGTGGAGCCGTTTCAGGAGCCCTTGCCCTTGCCGGGTGAGCCCGGCGGGCGGGTGCGTTGTGATCTACCCGGAATCGCCGTGCTGCGGTTGGTCGATCGCCATAACGACCCGGAAGATCCAACTTGCCTTACTTGCTTGTGGGAGGAAATCGCATGACGAATCTGTTAACGAATGGTGGTTTTGATGGCGGCGCATGGCACAAGACCCACACCGGCCAGGAGTTTGGTGAGATCGAGGTGCCGGAAGCCTGGACCTGTTTCTGGAAGGAAGGTGGCTCTGTCCCGCACGATCCTGGGAACGAGCAAGGGTACCGGCGGCCTGAGTGTAAGGTCATCGAACCACAACCGCCTTACCTGGACCCGCCACGGGTGCGTAACGGCGGAGCCTGGCAGTTATTCACCTTGTGGGGAATTCATGACGCCGGCCTATACCAGCGCGTGGCGGCCCCTGCTGGGGCCACGGTGCGTGTCACCGCCTACACCCATGCCTGGAGTTCCCAGAGCGATAAGGTCAAGGAAGGTAGTATCCAGGACGATAACTTTGCGCAGCAGGTCGGCATCGATCCCACCGGCGGGACTGATCCGTGGGGCGCCTCAGTCGTATGGGGACCAGTCCAGCACCTCTATGACGCTTACGGCCGGGTACTATCGACCGATGTAGTAGTGGGTAACACCGGGATTGTGACCGTGTTCCTGCGCGAGGTCGTCAAGTGGCGTTACAAGCACTGTGACGGTTACTGGGATGACGTCAGTCTGGAGATCGTCACCCCTGGCGGTGGCGATGGTGACGGTGACGACGACGATAATGATGATGATAGCGGAATTGTGGATACCCTGGCGCAGTTGGTGACCGCGCTCAACGGCATCCGCGACGTGATTGAACAGGTCGGCGGCGAGATCGCGGAGCGGCTCGCCGCCGTCGTCATCCCCGACGATGAGGATGACGAGGACGGCGAGCCGACTACTCTGCCCTGTACGGCGACCGGGTCCAAGATTGGCGCCCACTGCATTGCTGCTGGTCCGGTGCCAGCAATGGTGCGGGATGCCGTTGCCGGCGGAGCGCATCTTGCCGTAGTCAAGGCGGTCGACAACTGGGGCACGCTGGTGGAGGTCAAGCGGGACTCCTCTGCCACCATCACGATCGGGCGGGTCACCCACCCACTGGAAGGTTGCCCGGGTGTGGCCGACATCGACACCGACCTGGCCGACCTGGCCCGCCGGATTATGGCCTATACCCTGGATAAGATCATCGCCACCCCGGAAGCCGCAGCCTCGATCGACTACTACGAGCCGGTCAACGAACCAGATCCCGCCGGGGTCGCCGGTTACACACGGCTGGCCCAACTCATGATCTACTGCATGGACATCGCCGAGCAGCATGATGTCCACCTGGCGCTGCTCTCGCTCAACTGCGGCACGCCGGAGTGGGACGAAATGCAAGCCCTGGTTGCCAGCGGCATGTTCCAACGGGCACGCGCCGGTGGGCATGTCATCGCCTTGCACGAGGGGACGCTACCCGACCTGGACGGGCATAAGGCCTGGACTGCTCCCATTGATCTATGGTGGGGTGAAGGTCACACGATCCCTGGCGCGCCTGATGTAGACGACTCCGGGGCACTTTGCTTCCGCTATCGTTACTTGCAATATCTCATGCAACAAGCGGGTACGGCCTGTGAGGTGCCTATCGTTATCACGGAGTTCTATACCTGTTACGATGCTCCAGGCCCCGAGGCGCTGGACGGCATCATCTGGTATGACAACGAGACGCGGTACGATCGGCTGTTGTTGGGTTTTTGCCCGTTCACCTTCGGGCCGACCGGATCGTGGAAGGATCAGGACTGCTTCGAGTACGGGGCTACGCTGGCCGACCGAGTCATACAACTGAAAGATCGGGTGAACGCGGCACCAGGCGAACCGGCAACTCCCATAGAGCCAGAACTGCCCACGTTATCGATCGTCGACCTGCGGGGCACGCTCATGGTCAACCCCGCCAGTCCGTGGTACCCCTGGAAACGTCGCACGCTCTCCGAGATCACCACGATCTTCGTACATCATAGCGCCGGGGCGTGTGGTAGCGCCAAACAGCTTGTGGAAGGCATTGCGGCCTACCACTGCTCGGCCACCGACAAGAACCGGCCCGGCATCTGCTACGCCTATATGATCGGGGCGGACGGGACCGTCTGGCAGACTTCTGACTTGGAAGACGTGGTATTTGCTCAGGGCAGCACCACCAGCCCTGACGACGAGAACCGTTACGGTGTGGCCGTCTGCTTGCTGGGCTGTTTCATCAACGGGGCAGAGCCGACCACAGCCCAGCTCGTTTCTCTGGAAAAGCTAATCCCTCACCTTGAAAACCTTGTTGGTAAGGCCTTGCGCGTATGGGGCCACAAGGACGTGATCGCCACCAAATGCCCGGGTGATTCCTGGCCGTTCCGGCCTGGGTGGGGCCTGGTCACGACTCCACTGATCGGTGTGCACGATGAGGGTAGCACGCAGACCGGCGCGGAATGGCTCGCCGATCTCGGTAAGCCTGCTTTGGTGGTGCGTCCGCTCTACGTGAAAAACTATGAAGGAATGGCCCCTGACTATTCCGCCGCGGAGGCCGCGGGCTTACGGGTAATCGTCAGCCTGCGCTGGTCGTGGTCCAGCGATAAGGGTGGGGCGGGAACTTTACCTGATCGGGAGGGTCGTGAGTGGGTCCCGTTCCTCTCGCGGGCGTCGCGGATCATCAACGAGTCGCGCGGCGTGTGGGGTTGGTCCATCGGGAACGAGGTCAACAACCCACGGGAGTTCCCCGCGATGCGCGACCTCACCGCCGCGGACGCCGCCGCCGCCTTCAACCAGCTCGCCGCGGTTTGTCCAGATGCCCGCCTGGCCCCGGCCTCGCTGGACCCGTTCAATGCGCAGGCGGGCGACCCGCGCGAGTGGCTCGCCGGAATGTGGGGCGCGCTGCTGCACATCCCGGCCTTCGTAGACGCCCACGGGTACATCCACGGGCCGGATCGTGATCTTGTGGGCAGCGACGCCCACTTCACCGACCCGCCGCTGGAATGGCAGTTCTACAATTACCCCGGCTGCGTCACCGCACTACTGCGTTGCTTGCCAGCGAAGTACGCTCAGTTACCCATCTATGTGACGGAGTTCAACCATATCACTCGCGCTGACGGCAGCCTGGGTTGGGAGAGCGGGCAGGTCGTCGAAGACATCATTGCGGACGCCGTCGAGGTCGCCGGCCAGTGCCGTTTCGCTGGGCTGGCGCTGTATCGCTGGCGCGGGGATGAATGGGAGATCGTAGGTAATCAGCGCGTGCGACGGGCCATTGCACGCGCCATAGGAGCAGCTTAGCAGAACATGCCCTACTCGAATTTACCAGAGGAATTATGGGATAAGATGGATTCTTGCGTCGCATCTCGAGTTGCAGAAGGTGCGGACAAGGCCGAATCCATTGCGATTTGCTATGCTGCCGTCACGGGCCGCAAGATCGTCGGGGCTACGCTTGGCGTGCCGGATAACAACTACCTTTTACTGAGTACTCGCACCTGCTGCACTCCAGACTGCTCACGCGCCGCCGGATGGGTAGTGAATGCCGGCGGCAAGGAGCTGAACTACTGCAATACACACTTGCCGCTGGGATTGAAAACCCTGACCGCGCACGGGATACGCTTTGACGTCAAGGCCGACGACTTGGTGCGAGTTCCGCAACCCGGCCCGGTCGCCGTCAAGCTGGCCGAAGAAGTGGGGCGAGATGACGTGACCGCAGAGATGATACAACGCGAGATTATTGACCCCTGGCGGATGGCGACCATCGGGACCCCAGCCAGTGATCGGTTACAGCTGCTGGTCGCCCGGACGTTTGGGCACTCCTACCCGAAAAGCCTGGAACTGTTGATGAAGGTGCTCCACTGGGACCTGCT
This region of bacterium genomic DNA includes:
- a CDS encoding peptidoglycan recognition family protein; amino-acid sequence: MTNLLTNGGFDGGAWHKTHTGQEFGEIEVPEAWTCFWKEGGSVPHDPGNEQGYRRPECKVIEPQPPYLDPPRVRNGGAWQLFTLWGIHDAGLYQRVAAPAGATVRVTAYTHAWSSQSDKVKEGSIQDDNFAQQVGIDPTGGTDPWGASVVWGPVQHLYDAYGRVLSTDVVVGNTGIVTVFLREVVKWRYKHCDGYWDDVSLEIVTPGGGDGDGDDDDNDDDSGIVDTLAQLVTALNGIRDVIEQVGGEIAERLAAVVIPDDEDDEDGEPTTLPCTATGSKIGAHCIAAGPVPAMVRDAVAGGAHLAVVKAVDNWGTLVEVKRDSSATITIGRVTHPLEGCPGVADIDTDLADLARRIMAYTLDKIIATPEAAASIDYYEPVNEPDPAGVAGYTRLAQLMIYCMDIAEQHDVHLALLSLNCGTPEWDEMQALVASGMFQRARAGGHVIALHEGTLPDLDGHKAWTAPIDLWWGEGHTIPGAPDVDDSGALCFRYRYLQYLMQQAGTACEVPIVITEFYTCYDAPGPEALDGIIWYDNETRYDRLLLGFCPFTFGPTGSWKDQDCFEYGATLADRVIQLKDRVNAAPGEPATPIEPELPTLSIVDLRGTLMVNPASPWYPWKRRTLSEITTIFVHHSAGACGSAKQLVEGIAAYHCSATDKNRPGICYAYMIGADGTVWQTSDLEDVVFAQGSTTSPDDENRYGVAVCLLGCFINGAEPTTAQLVSLEKLIPHLENLVGKALRVWGHKDVIATKCPGDSWPFRPGWGLVTTPLIGVHDEGSTQTGAEWLADLGKPALVVRPLYVKNYEGMAPDYSAAEAAGLRVIVSLRWSWSSDKGGAGTLPDREGREWVPFLSRASRIINESRGVWGWSIGNEVNNPREFPAMRDLTAADAAAAFNQLAAVCPDARLAPASLDPFNAQAGDPREWLAGMWGALLHIPAFVDAHGYIHGPDRDLVGSDAHFTDPPLEWQFYNYPGCVTALLRCLPAKYAQLPIYVTEFNHITRADGSLGWESGQVVEDIIADAVEVAGQCRFAGLALYRWRGDEWEIVGNQRVRRAIARAIGAA